The following proteins come from a genomic window of Populus alba chromosome 12, ASM523922v2, whole genome shotgun sequence:
- the LOC118060550 gene encoding pentatricopeptide repeat-containing protein At4g38010 isoform X2, which produces MSKIKHSLKRVLLDSIQRCKKLTTFKKIHAQLIASGVVSNDFVVNRVVEFFAKGPNFVDYACDFLSEYDWKVSSFPFNALVSGYAIGDRPKTAFLVYRRIVKDGFLPDMFTFPAVLKSCAKFVGIGEGRQVHGVIIKMGFVCNIYVENSLVHFYSVCKRFGDASRVFDEMLVRDVVSWTGVISGYVRAGLFDEAVGLFFRMDVDPNAATFVSVLVACGRKGYLSVGKGIHGLSFKSAFGVGLEVSNALMDMYVKCGCLPGAKQVFDELAEKDIVSWTSIISGLVQCNCPKEALELFQDMQSSGIEPDAIILTSVLSACARLGALDYGRWVHEHIDRKAIKWDIQIGTAMVDMYAKCGCIEMSVQIFNGMPHKNVLTWNALLNGLAMHGHAYKVLQLFEEMVRVGMRPNEVTFLAILTACCHCGLVNEGRQYFNWMKGQQYNLPPRLEHYGCMVDLLCRARLLDEALELTKAMPMSPDVRIMGALLSACKENGNTELPQEILDRFVELDSHDSGVYVLLSNIHAINQRWDDVTRIRRLMKEKGIKKPPGSTVIELDGKAHEFIVGDTRHPQDKRIRLLLKILSDQIFLEEHREHSFFIQSHFCA; this is translated from the exons ATGAGCAAGATTAAGCATTCTCTGAAACGGGTTCTTTTAGACAGCATTCAGAGATGCAAAAAGTTGACAACTTTCAAGAAAATCCATGCACAGTTGATAGCATCAGGGGTTGTTTCTAATGACTTTGTTGTCAACAGGGTTGTTGAGTTCTTTGCAAAAGGTCCTAACTTTGTTGATTATGCATGTGATTTTTTGAGTGAATATGATTGGAAAGTTAGCTCATTTCCATTTAATGCCTTGGTTTCTGGTTACGCTATTGGTGATAGGCCCAAGACTGCATTCTTGGTTTATAGAAGGATAGTGAAAGATGGGTTTTTGCCTGATATGTTTACTTTCCCTGCTGTATTGAAATCATGTGCTAAGTTTGTGGGGATTGGTGAGGGTAGGCAGGTTCATGGGGTGATTATTAAGATGGGTTTTGTATGTAATATCTATGTTGAAAATTCTCTTGTTCATTTTTACAGTGTTTGTAAGAGATTTGGTGATGCTAGCAgagtgtttgatgaaatgcttGTGAGAGATGTGGTTTCTTGGACTGGTGTTATATCAGGGTATGTGAGAGCAGGCTTGTTTGATGAGGCTGTGGGTTTGTTTTTTAGGATGGATGTTGACCCAAATGCTGCAACTTTTGTTAGTGTATTAGTTGCTTGTGGGAGAAAGGGGTATTTGAGTGTAGGGAAGGGGATTCATGGGTTGAGTTTCAAGAGTGCGTTTGGGGTAGGTTTGGAGGTTAGCAATGCTCTCATGGATATGTATGTGAAGTGTGGGTGTTTGCCTGGAGCAAAACAAGTATTTGATGAGCTTGCTGAGAAGGACATTGTTTCCTGGACCAGTATTATAAGTGGATTGGTGCAATGCAATTGTCCCAAGGAGGCTTTGGAGTTGTTTCAGGATATGCAAAGCTCTGGTATTGAGCCTGATGCGATTATACTTACCAGTGTTCTTTCAGCCTGTGCCAGGCTTGGAGCTCTTGATTATGGTAGATGGGTTCATGAGCACATTGACCGCAAGGCAATCAAATGGGATATTCAGATTGGAACTGCTATGGTTGACATGTATGCAAAGTGTGGCTGTATAGAGATGTCAGTGCAGATCTTTAATGGAATGCCTCATAAGAATGTTTTGACATGGAATGCATTGCTAAATGGCTTGGCTATGCACGGGCATGCCTACAAGGTACTTCAACTTTTCGAAGAAATGGTTAGGGTAGGCATGAGGCCAAATGAGGTGACATTTCTAGCCATTTTGACAGCCTGCTGCCACTGTGGCTTGGTCAATGAAGGGCGTCAGTACTTTAACTGGATGAAAGGTCAGCAATATAATCTTCCTCCGAGGTTAGAACACTATGGATGCATGGTGGACTTACTTTGTAGGGCTAGACTCTTGGATGAGGCGTTGGAATTGACAAAGGCTATGCCCATGTCACCTGATGTTCGGATAATGGGAGCTCTTCTTAGTGCTTGCAAGGAAAATGGGAATACGGAACTCCCCCAAGAAATATTAGACCGGTTTGTAGAGTTAGACTCTCATGATAGTGGCGTTTATGTGCTGCTTTCTAATATACATGCTATCAATCAAAGATGGGATGATGTCACGAGAATAAGGAGATTGATGAAGGAGAAAGGTATTAAAAAACCCCCAGGGTCAACTGTTATAGAGTTGGATGGCAAGGCTCATGAGTTTATCGTTGGAGATACAAGACATCCTCAGGACAAGCGCATTCGTTTATTGTTAAAAATCCTATCAGATCAAATCTTTCTTGAAGAGCATCGTGAACACTCATTCTTCATACAATCACACTTCTGTG CTTGA
- the LOC118060551 gene encoding uncharacterized protein, with translation MDFSSSKKTMRISLAVADAASCYCAMVLLGLILLGSIRESSMAEEPVKGSQFFDRPCDDIYVVGEGETLNTISEKCDDPFIVEQNPHIHDPDDVYPGLVIKITSSKSRKMMQR, from the coding sequence ATGGACTTCTCTTCTTCAAAGAAAACCATGAGAATTTCATTAGCAGTAGCAGATGCAGCATCATGCTACTGTGCTATGGTCCTATTAGGCCTAATATTATTGGGGTCTATTAGGGAGAGTTCTATGGCGGAAGAGCCTGTCAAGGGGAGCCAGTTTTTTGACAGACCTTGCGATGACATATATGTTGTCGGAGAAGGAGAGACCCTCAACACCATCAGTGAAAAGTGCGACGACCCGTTTATAGTGGAGCAGAACCCGCATATCCATGACCCAGATGATGTTTATCCTGGACTTGTTATCAAGATCACCAGTTCAAAGTCAAGGAAGATGATGCAGAGGTAG
- the LOC118060550 gene encoding pentatricopeptide repeat-containing protein At4g38010 isoform X1 yields the protein MSKIKHSLKRVLLDSIQRCKKLTTFKKIHAQLIASGVVSNDFVVNRVVEFFAKGPNFVDYACDFLSEYDWKVSSFPFNALVSGYAIGDRPKTAFLVYRRIVKDGFLPDMFTFPAVLKSCAKFVGIGEGRQVHGVIIKMGFVCNIYVENSLVHFYSVCKRFGDASRVFDEMLVRDVVSWTGVISGYVRAGLFDEAVGLFFRMDVDPNAATFVSVLVACGRKGYLSVGKGIHGLSFKSAFGVGLEVSNALMDMYVKCGCLPGAKQVFDELAEKDIVSWTSIISGLVQCNCPKEALELFQDMQSSGIEPDAIILTSVLSACARLGALDYGRWVHEHIDRKAIKWDIQIGTAMVDMYAKCGCIEMSVQIFNGMPHKNVLTWNALLNGLAMHGHAYKVLQLFEEMVRVGMRPNEVTFLAILTACCHCGLVNEGRQYFNWMKGQQYNLPPRLEHYGCMVDLLCRARLLDEALELTKAMPMSPDVRIMGALLSACKENGNTELPQEILDRFVELDSHDSGVYVLLSNIHAINQRWDDVTRIRRLMKEKGIKKPPGSTVIELDGKAHEFIVGDTRHPQDKRIRLLLKILSDQIFLEEHREHSFFIQSHFCAA from the exons ATGAGCAAGATTAAGCATTCTCTGAAACGGGTTCTTTTAGACAGCATTCAGAGATGCAAAAAGTTGACAACTTTCAAGAAAATCCATGCACAGTTGATAGCATCAGGGGTTGTTTCTAATGACTTTGTTGTCAACAGGGTTGTTGAGTTCTTTGCAAAAGGTCCTAACTTTGTTGATTATGCATGTGATTTTTTGAGTGAATATGATTGGAAAGTTAGCTCATTTCCATTTAATGCCTTGGTTTCTGGTTACGCTATTGGTGATAGGCCCAAGACTGCATTCTTGGTTTATAGAAGGATAGTGAAAGATGGGTTTTTGCCTGATATGTTTACTTTCCCTGCTGTATTGAAATCATGTGCTAAGTTTGTGGGGATTGGTGAGGGTAGGCAGGTTCATGGGGTGATTATTAAGATGGGTTTTGTATGTAATATCTATGTTGAAAATTCTCTTGTTCATTTTTACAGTGTTTGTAAGAGATTTGGTGATGCTAGCAgagtgtttgatgaaatgcttGTGAGAGATGTGGTTTCTTGGACTGGTGTTATATCAGGGTATGTGAGAGCAGGCTTGTTTGATGAGGCTGTGGGTTTGTTTTTTAGGATGGATGTTGACCCAAATGCTGCAACTTTTGTTAGTGTATTAGTTGCTTGTGGGAGAAAGGGGTATTTGAGTGTAGGGAAGGGGATTCATGGGTTGAGTTTCAAGAGTGCGTTTGGGGTAGGTTTGGAGGTTAGCAATGCTCTCATGGATATGTATGTGAAGTGTGGGTGTTTGCCTGGAGCAAAACAAGTATTTGATGAGCTTGCTGAGAAGGACATTGTTTCCTGGACCAGTATTATAAGTGGATTGGTGCAATGCAATTGTCCCAAGGAGGCTTTGGAGTTGTTTCAGGATATGCAAAGCTCTGGTATTGAGCCTGATGCGATTATACTTACCAGTGTTCTTTCAGCCTGTGCCAGGCTTGGAGCTCTTGATTATGGTAGATGGGTTCATGAGCACATTGACCGCAAGGCAATCAAATGGGATATTCAGATTGGAACTGCTATGGTTGACATGTATGCAAAGTGTGGCTGTATAGAGATGTCAGTGCAGATCTTTAATGGAATGCCTCATAAGAATGTTTTGACATGGAATGCATTGCTAAATGGCTTGGCTATGCACGGGCATGCCTACAAGGTACTTCAACTTTTCGAAGAAATGGTTAGGGTAGGCATGAGGCCAAATGAGGTGACATTTCTAGCCATTTTGACAGCCTGCTGCCACTGTGGCTTGGTCAATGAAGGGCGTCAGTACTTTAACTGGATGAAAGGTCAGCAATATAATCTTCCTCCGAGGTTAGAACACTATGGATGCATGGTGGACTTACTTTGTAGGGCTAGACTCTTGGATGAGGCGTTGGAATTGACAAAGGCTATGCCCATGTCACCTGATGTTCGGATAATGGGAGCTCTTCTTAGTGCTTGCAAGGAAAATGGGAATACGGAACTCCCCCAAGAAATATTAGACCGGTTTGTAGAGTTAGACTCTCATGATAGTGGCGTTTATGTGCTGCTTTCTAATATACATGCTATCAATCAAAGATGGGATGATGTCACGAGAATAAGGAGATTGATGAAGGAGAAAGGTATTAAAAAACCCCCAGGGTCAACTGTTATAGAGTTGGATGGCAAGGCTCATGAGTTTATCGTTGGAGATACAAGACATCCTCAGGACAAGCGCATTCGTTTATTGTTAAAAATCCTATCAGATCAAATCTTTCTTGAAGAGCATCGTGAACACTCATTCTTCATACAATCACACTTCTGTG CAGCTTGA
- the LOC118060573 gene encoding protein HOTHEAD produces the protein MYMDLRSSWELIVIALAGFSMFRSFCHSEKAPYYTFVHEATSAPHVLYYDYIVVGGGTSGCPLAATLSQGARVLVLERGGSPYGNPKIMNRANFADSLSDTSPNSPSQQFISDDGVYNARARVLGGGSALNAGFYTHASVDYVRKAGWNPEFVDESYAWVENKVAFEPPMLQWQSAVRDGLIEVGVLPYNGFTYDHVHGTKVGGSIFDKNGHRHTAADLLEYAEPRNISVYLHATVHKILFTETGKPWSRPRAYGVVFEDSSGLKHWAYLGRSSKNEIIISAGALGSPQLLMLSGIGPANHLQAHGISVVVDQPMVGQGMADNPMNLLFIPSPLPVEVSLIQVVGITRFDSYIETASGLSFANSWVHRFIRKYELHLNETGQPSAMTAEAMYRAIETLNSLVTETLQGGVILEKIIGPVSTGELKLRTTNPHDNPSVKFNYFKEPEDLNRCVQGMRTIIEVVNSRAFSKFRHKDMPVQALIDLMVNLPVNLRPRHFSTAISLEQFCTDTVMTIWHYHGGCQVRKVVDSDYKVLGVDKLRVIDGSTFIDSPGTNPQATVMMIGRYMGRRILYERLTQGRNWGTRKPTTDAEWKWTWLSSSGPWHPSGGRPAHGFWSHKTGQPSAVTPEAMSRAVATSLSLANPSKQSGTILEKRTLEISLHKYARLPLNQRPRYFGTTFSLEQTLSWPYCQVGKIDDHDYKALDVDGLKVTDGSTFLHSP, from the exons ATGTATATGGATTTGCGGTCCTCCTGGGAACTTATTGTGATTGCTCTCGCAGGATTTTCCATGTTTCGCAGCTTCTGTCATTCGGAGAAAG CCCCATATTACACATTTGTTCATGAAGCAACCTCAGCACCCCATGTTTTATACTACGATTACATAGTCGTAGGTGGAGGAACCTCAGGCTGTCCACTAGCTGCAACGCTCTCACAAGGTGCGAGGGTTCTAGTCCTCGAAAGAGGTGGCTCTCCATATGGAAATCCTAAAATAATGAACAGAGCCAACTTTGCAGACTCGCTCTCCGATACCTCTCCAAATTCGCCTTCCCAGCAATTCATCTCCGATGATGGAGTCTATAATGCTCGCGCGCGTGTCTTAGGTGGTGGAAGCGCCTTGAATGCAGGATTTTACACTCACGCGAGTGTTGATTATGTGAGGAAAGCTGGTTGGAATCCAGAATTCGTTGATGAGTCTTATGCATGGGTTGAGAACAAGGTAGCCTTCGAGCCACCAATGTTGCAATGGCAATCAGCTGTTAGAGATGGGTTGATAGAAGTTGGAGTGTTGCCTTACAATGGATTTACATATGATCATGTTCATGGGACTAAAGTTGGAGGGTCGATTTTTGACAAGAATGGTCATAGACACACTGCTGCTGATCTGTTAGAGTACGCTGAGCCAAGGAATATTTCAGTTTATTTGCATGCTACCGTTCACAAGATCTTATTTACAGAAACAG GAAAGCCATGGTCAAGACCTAGAGCATATGGCGTGGTTTTTGAAGATTCATCAGGCCTCAAGCACTGGGCATACTTGGGGAGGAGCTCCAAGAATGAGATAATCATATCTGCAGGTGCACTAGGAAGTCCCCAACTATTGATGCTAAGTGGTATTGGACCTGCTAACCATCTTCAAGCTCATGGCATCTCAGTAGTGGTGGATCAGCCCATGGTTGGTCAAGGGATGGCTGATAATCCAATGAATCTTCTGTTCATCCCTTCCCCTCTCCCAGTTGAAGTCTCACTCATCCAAGTTGTGGGTATCACCAGGTTTGACAGCTATATTGAAACAGCTAGTGGTTTGAGCTTTGCTAACTCTTGGGTTCACCGGTTTATTAGGAAATATGAGTTGCATTTAAATGAG ACAGGTCAGCCCTCTGCAATGACAGCAGAAGCCATGTATAGAGCTATTGAAACCTTAAATTCCCTTGTGACTGAAACTCTACAGGGTGGAGTAATTCTTGAGAAGATAATCGGTCCAGTCTCCACAGGTGAGCTCAAGCTCAGGACTACAAACCCGCATGATAACCCTTCTGTCAAGTTTAACTACTTCAAAGAACCAGAGGACTTGAACAGGTGCGTTCAAGGCATGAGAACCATTATAGAAGTAGTAAATTCAAGAGCATTTTCAAAATTCCGACACAAAGATATGCCGGTGCAAGCTCTCATCGACTTGATGGTGAATTTGCCTGTCAACCTGAGACCAAGACATTTTAGTACAGCAATTTCCTTGGAACAATTTTGCACAGATACTGTCATGACCATATGGCATTACCATGGAGGCTGCCAAGTCCGCAAGGTTGTCGACAGTGATTACAAAGTCCTCGGCGTGGATAAACTAAGGGTTATTGATGGTTCCACTTTCATTGATTCACCCGGGACGAATCCTCAAGCTACTGTTATGATGATAGGAAG ATATATGGGGAGGAGGATTCTGTATGAGAGACTTACGCAAGGGAGGAA CTGGGGCACTAGGAAGCCCACTACAGATGCTGAGTGGAAATGGACCTGGCTCTCATCTTCAGGACCGTGGCATCCTAGTGGTGGTAGACCAGCTCATG GGTTTTGGTCACACAAAACAGGACAGCCCTCTGCAGTGACACCAGAAGCAATGTCTAGAGCTGTTGCTACTTCACTTTCCCTTGCCAATCCATCCAAACAGAGTGGAACTATTCTAGAGAAG AGAACTCTTGAAATTTCGTTACATAAATATGCGAGGCTCCCTCTGAACCAGAGACCAAGATATTTTGGTACAACATTTTCCTTGGAACAGACACTGTCATGGCCATACTGTCAAGTTGGGAAGATTGATGATCATGATTACAAGGCTCTTGATGTGGATGGCCTTAAGGTTACTGATGGTTCAACATTTCTCCACTCGCCATGA